The proteins below come from a single Benincasa hispida cultivar B227 chromosome 4, ASM972705v1, whole genome shotgun sequence genomic window:
- the LOC120076307 gene encoding peamaclein-like, whose product MHLFPKKMKFLHLLTWLLVLTSFLELSSSAPGLCRSKCKKRCAKAGVQDRCMKYCGICCAKCGCVPSGTYGNKHECPCYGNMKNSKGKPKCP is encoded by the exons ATGCATTTGTTTCCCAAGAAAATGAAGTTCCTGCATCTACTTACTTGGCTTCTTGTTCTCACCTCCTTTCTTGAGCTCTCTTCGAGTGCTCCAG GTTTATGCAGGTCTAAATGTAAAAAGAGATGTGCAAAAGCTGGGGTGCAAGATCGTTGCATGAAGTACTGTGGGATATGTTGTGCAAAATGCGGGTGTGTGCCATCCGGAACTTATGGGAATAAACATGAATGCCCTTGCTATGGCAACATGAAGAACTCCAAGGGCAAACCCAAATGTCCTTAA